One part of the Ziziphus jujuba cultivar Dongzao chromosome 2, ASM3175591v1 genome encodes these proteins:
- the LOC107405781 gene encoding ABC transporter B family member 26, chloroplastic isoform X2, which produces MAVSLSNLRSLCTPYLPHGKTPTTYSSRGSVFNPRTKTQFPALRVAFKRHPFQFGNHALMGGLFAPGAEEEDQDKTIRLWGIIQKWVEFVGSVMPGGSWWSLCESEEEQVAKPVTLLFALRRLWNLVEDDRWVIFVAFGALIIAALSEISMPSILTESIFSAQSGQTTVFTRKSQLLVILCLTSGICSGLRSGCFAVANTILVRRLRETVYSTIISQDINFFDREGVGDLTSRLGADCQRLSDIIGNNINLILRNVLQGTGALINLLMLSWPLALSALLICSLLSAIFVVYGKYQKKAAKVTQDFTAGANEVAQEALSLMRIVRVYGAESKELGRFKQWLDKLASVNMRESVAYGIWNLSFNSLYRSMQVLAVLFGGMSMLSGHISVEQLTKYILYCEWLIYATWRVTDNVSSLLQSVGASEKFLQLMDLLPSDQFSSKGVKLQILMGQVQFVNISFHYLTRIKVPVLDRVNLSIYPNEVVAIVGPSGGGKSTLAHLLLRLYEPINGQIYVDGFPLRELDIRWLREKIGFVEQEAHLFHMDIKSNIKYGCRGDIKQEDIEWAAKLAYAHDFILSLPNGYETLVDDNLLSGGQKQRIAIARAILRNPSILILDEVTSALDSQSEDYVKGVLHEFKNDIKAKRTVIIIAHRLSTIRNADRIVVMDSGRVIEIGDHAELIRKDGLYSKLVRAQAEGLV; this is translated from the exons ATGGCCGTCTCCCTCTCGAACCTTCGCTCTCTCTGCACCCCATATCTACCACACGGAAAAACTCCTACCACCTACAGCTCCAGAGGATCAGTGTTCAATCCTAGAACCAAAACCCAGTTTCCAGCTCTACGCGTCGCATTCAAACGCCATCCTTTCCAGTTCGGAAATCATGCTCTCATGGGTGGACTATTTGCGCCGggagcagaagaagaagaccaaGATAAAACTATTCGGTTATGGGGGATTATTCAGAAATGGGTTGAATTTGTTGGGTCGGTAATGCCGGGAGGTAGTTGGTGGAGTTTATGCGAGAGTGAGGAAGAGCAAGTAGCGAAACCCGTTACGCTTCTGTTCGCTCTTCGTCGATTGTGGAACTTGGTTGAAGATGATAGATGGGTTATCTTCGTTGCGTTTGGTGCTTTAATCATCGCTGCA CTTTCGGAGATTTCTATGCCAAGTATATTGACAGAGTCTATATTTTCCGCACAGAGCGGGCAGACCACCGTGTTCACTAGGAAATCGCAGTTATTAGTTATTTTGTGTTTAACGTCGGGGATATGCAG TGGCCTTCGGAGTGGCTGTTTTGCTGTTGCAAATACCATCTTG GTCAGGCGCCTCAGAGAAACTGTATATTCTACTATTATCTCTCAG GATATCAACTTTTTCGACAGAGAAGGAGTTGGTGACTTGACAAGCAGGCTCGGGGCAGATTGTCAACGGCTGTCTGATATTATTGGAAATAACATTAATTTAATCTTAAGGAATGTTCTTCAG GGAACTGGGGCGTTGATCAATCTATTGATGCTATCTTGGCCTCTTGcattatctgcattgttgataTGCTCTCTCTTATctgcaatttttgttgtttatggCAA GTACCAGAAGAAAGCTGCAAAGGTGACCCAAGATTTCACTGCCGGTGCCAACGAA GTTGCACAAGAAGCACTTTCTTTGATGAGAATTGTTCGGGTTTATGGAGCAGAAAGCAAGGAACTTGGAAG GTTCAAGCAGTGGCTGGACAAATTAGCTTCCGTAAACATGCGAGAAAGTGTAGCTTATGGAATCTGGAATCTGAGTTTTAATTCCCTTTACCGTTCAATGCAG GTTCTTGCAGTTCTTTTTGGGGGAATGTCAATGCTGAGTGGTCATATCTCTGTTGAGCAACTAACTAAGTATATCTTGTACTGTGAGTGGCTAATTTATGCAACTTGGAGGGTGACAGACAATGTATCATCATTACTACAGTCGGTCGGAGCGAGTGAAAAGTTTCTCCAGTTAATGGATCTTCTGCCCAGTGACCAGTTCTCTTCAAAAG GTGTCAAATTGCAGATTTTAATGGGACAAGTCCAATTTGTGAATATATCATTTCACTATCTTACAAGGATAAAA GTTCCTGTTCTAGATCGTGTAAACCTTTCTATATATCCAAATGAAGTGGTTGCGATT GTTGGTCCGAGTGGTGGTGGAAAAAGCACTTTAGCCCATCTTTTGCTTCGTCTATATGAGCCAATTAATGGACAG ATTTACGTTGATGGTTTTCCTCTTAGAGAATTGGATATCCGATGGCTGAGAGAAAAAATTGGTTTTGTTGAACAG GAAGCTCATCTGTTTCATATGGATATCAAGTCGAATATTAAATATGGATGCAGAGGAGACATTAAACAAGAAGATATAGAATGGGCTGCAAAGCTGGCCTATGCTCATGACTTCATCTTGTCTCTTCCTAATGGCTACGAAACCCTTGTTGATGACAATTTACTTAGTGGGGGACAAAAGCAACGGATTGCCATTGCTAGGGCAATTCTTAGAAACCCTTCAATCTTGATCCTTGATGAAGTCACCAGTGCCCTTGATTCCCAAAGTGAAGATTATGTCAAG GGGGTCCTTCATGAAttcaaaaatgatattaaagcAAAACGAACAGTCATTATCATAGCACATAG GCTCTCAACTATAAGAAATGCTGACAGAATTGTTGTAATGGACAGTGGCCGAGTTATAGAG ATAGGTGACCATGCAGAGCTCATTCGAAAAGACGGGTTGTATTCAAAGTTGGTGAGAGCTCAAGCAGAGGGTTTGGTTTGA
- the LOC107405781 gene encoding ABC transporter B family member 26, chloroplastic isoform X1 — protein sequence MAVSLSNLRSLCTPYLPHGKTPTTYSSRGSVFNPRTKTQFPALRVAFKRHPFQFGNHALMGGLFAPGAEEEDQDKTIRLWGIIQKWVEFVGSVMPGGSWWSLCESEEEQVAKPVTLLFALRRLWNLVEDDRWVIFVAFGALIIAALSEISMPSILTESIFSAQSGQTTVFTRKSQLLVILCLTSGICSGLRSGCFAVANTILVRRLRETVYSTIISQDINFFDREGVGDLTSRLGADCQRLSDIIGNNINLILRNVLQGTGALINLLMLSWPLALSALLICSLLSAIFVVYGKYQKKAAKVTQDFTAGANEVAQEALSLMRIVRVYGAESKELGRFKQWLDKLASVNMRESVAYGIWNLSFNSLYRSMQVLAVLFGGMSMLSGHISVEQLTKYILYCEWLIYATWRVTDNVSSLLQSVGASEKFLQLMDLLPSDQFSSKGVKLQILMGQVQFVNISFHYLTRIKVPVLDRVNLSIYPNEVVAIVGPSGGGKSTLAHLLLRLYEPINGQLQIYVDGFPLRELDIRWLREKIGFVEQEAHLFHMDIKSNIKYGCRGDIKQEDIEWAAKLAYAHDFILSLPNGYETLVDDNLLSGGQKQRIAIARAILRNPSILILDEVTSALDSQSEDYVKGVLHEFKNDIKAKRTVIIIAHRLSTIRNADRIVVMDSGRVIEIGDHAELIRKDGLYSKLVRAQAEGLV from the exons ATGGCCGTCTCCCTCTCGAACCTTCGCTCTCTCTGCACCCCATATCTACCACACGGAAAAACTCCTACCACCTACAGCTCCAGAGGATCAGTGTTCAATCCTAGAACCAAAACCCAGTTTCCAGCTCTACGCGTCGCATTCAAACGCCATCCTTTCCAGTTCGGAAATCATGCTCTCATGGGTGGACTATTTGCGCCGggagcagaagaagaagaccaaGATAAAACTATTCGGTTATGGGGGATTATTCAGAAATGGGTTGAATTTGTTGGGTCGGTAATGCCGGGAGGTAGTTGGTGGAGTTTATGCGAGAGTGAGGAAGAGCAAGTAGCGAAACCCGTTACGCTTCTGTTCGCTCTTCGTCGATTGTGGAACTTGGTTGAAGATGATAGATGGGTTATCTTCGTTGCGTTTGGTGCTTTAATCATCGCTGCA CTTTCGGAGATTTCTATGCCAAGTATATTGACAGAGTCTATATTTTCCGCACAGAGCGGGCAGACCACCGTGTTCACTAGGAAATCGCAGTTATTAGTTATTTTGTGTTTAACGTCGGGGATATGCAG TGGCCTTCGGAGTGGCTGTTTTGCTGTTGCAAATACCATCTTG GTCAGGCGCCTCAGAGAAACTGTATATTCTACTATTATCTCTCAG GATATCAACTTTTTCGACAGAGAAGGAGTTGGTGACTTGACAAGCAGGCTCGGGGCAGATTGTCAACGGCTGTCTGATATTATTGGAAATAACATTAATTTAATCTTAAGGAATGTTCTTCAG GGAACTGGGGCGTTGATCAATCTATTGATGCTATCTTGGCCTCTTGcattatctgcattgttgataTGCTCTCTCTTATctgcaatttttgttgtttatggCAA GTACCAGAAGAAAGCTGCAAAGGTGACCCAAGATTTCACTGCCGGTGCCAACGAA GTTGCACAAGAAGCACTTTCTTTGATGAGAATTGTTCGGGTTTATGGAGCAGAAAGCAAGGAACTTGGAAG GTTCAAGCAGTGGCTGGACAAATTAGCTTCCGTAAACATGCGAGAAAGTGTAGCTTATGGAATCTGGAATCTGAGTTTTAATTCCCTTTACCGTTCAATGCAG GTTCTTGCAGTTCTTTTTGGGGGAATGTCAATGCTGAGTGGTCATATCTCTGTTGAGCAACTAACTAAGTATATCTTGTACTGTGAGTGGCTAATTTATGCAACTTGGAGGGTGACAGACAATGTATCATCATTACTACAGTCGGTCGGAGCGAGTGAAAAGTTTCTCCAGTTAATGGATCTTCTGCCCAGTGACCAGTTCTCTTCAAAAG GTGTCAAATTGCAGATTTTAATGGGACAAGTCCAATTTGTGAATATATCATTTCACTATCTTACAAGGATAAAA GTTCCTGTTCTAGATCGTGTAAACCTTTCTATATATCCAAATGAAGTGGTTGCGATT GTTGGTCCGAGTGGTGGTGGAAAAAGCACTTTAGCCCATCTTTTGCTTCGTCTATATGAGCCAATTAATGGACAG TTGCAGATTTACGTTGATGGTTTTCCTCTTAGAGAATTGGATATCCGATGGCTGAGAGAAAAAATTGGTTTTGTTGAACAG GAAGCTCATCTGTTTCATATGGATATCAAGTCGAATATTAAATATGGATGCAGAGGAGACATTAAACAAGAAGATATAGAATGGGCTGCAAAGCTGGCCTATGCTCATGACTTCATCTTGTCTCTTCCTAATGGCTACGAAACCCTTGTTGATGACAATTTACTTAGTGGGGGACAAAAGCAACGGATTGCCATTGCTAGGGCAATTCTTAGAAACCCTTCAATCTTGATCCTTGATGAAGTCACCAGTGCCCTTGATTCCCAAAGTGAAGATTATGTCAAG GGGGTCCTTCATGAAttcaaaaatgatattaaagcAAAACGAACAGTCATTATCATAGCACATAG GCTCTCAACTATAAGAAATGCTGACAGAATTGTTGTAATGGACAGTGGCCGAGTTATAGAG ATAGGTGACCATGCAGAGCTCATTCGAAAAGACGGGTTGTATTCAAAGTTGGTGAGAGCTCAAGCAGAGGGTTTGGTTTGA